The following coding sequences are from one Diabrotica virgifera virgifera chromosome 2, PGI_DIABVI_V3a window:
- the LOC114345883 gene encoding ankyrin-1 isoform X2, with product MESSGSRLMLAILCDDCAEVAKLLDKGVDINYIEPTGYSPLHAAIEKGNLEIVELLLKRNANVNRFSQYVLPPLHLAVVCGRLDVLTLLIACGASLETKSISGLLPIHIAAQKGHLDIVEYFVDNKLYHVDACSSDLRTPLIWAVIEGQKEVAEYLIQCNADVKKADVFDSIALHYACESNHEDIEIIEIFISKGSNLDAKTYSGETPLHICVKQGYLSAARRLIESGARSYLERGASGNSPIHLAAQYNQTEMLEYFFKMGISVNFQTVDGYSLLHVAAIFGRSQMVTFLLQKGANIEGKIVSRGTTALHLASSSNHCDVIQVLLNKRADVMAIDKKGRIPLDFVYEHFNGDPNEIRRFDMKCSMELLVKHMLLFYKDIEVPTPSNFPSGTSIDEFKHNCQEEIEQIKTCLIGNTTVSLYTFLQALRNKNKLLNFLRNHELQEEMKNIKQYIDKYPIYSSFLPMVLEEVHNGKERLLLLEKADTAMDIIVPKLVLECKIHILQMLNNEDLSSLIESVKVEFY from the coding sequence ATGGAGAGCAGTGGATCGCGGTTAATGTTAGCAATATTATGTGATGACTGTGCCGAAGTTGCCAAATTACTAGACAAGGGTGTGGACATAAATTATATAGAACCGACAGGATATTCACCATTACACGCAGCTATAGAAAAGGGAAATTTAGAGATAGTAGAACTCTTACTTAAAAGAAATGCCAATGTAAatagatttagtcaatatgtacTTCCGCCACTACACCTGGCAGTCGTGTGCGGTCGTCTTGATGTGTTAACATTATTGATTGCATGTGGTGCATCTTTAGAAACCAAAAGTATAAGTGGATTACTACCAATACACATAGCAGCACAAAAAGGCCACTTAGATATAGTTGAATATTTTGTAGATAATAAATTGTACCATGTTGATGCTTGTAGTAGCGACCTTCGGACGCCTTTAATATGGGCTGTCATCGAGGGTCAAAAAGAAGTTGCTGAGTATTTAATCCAATGCAATGCTGATGTTAAGAAAGCAGATGTGTTTGACTCTATAGCTTTGCACTATGCTTGTGAATCAAATCATGAAGATATCGAGATCATCGAGATATTCATAAGTAAAGGTTCTAACCTCGATGCTAAAACGTATAGCGGAGAAACACCTCTACATATATGCGTAAAGCAGGGATACCTTAGCGCAGCAAGGCGCCTTATAGAAAGCGGGGCAAGGTCTTATCTAGAAAGAGGTGCTAGTGGCAACAGCCCAATACACTTAGCTGCTCAGTATAACCAAACAGAAATGCtggaatattttttcaaaatggggaTTAGTGTTAATTTTCAAACAGTGGATGGCTACTCTTTATTGCATGTCGCTGCTATATTTGGTCGATCACAAATGGTTACGTTTTTACTTCAAAAAGGAGCAAATATCGAGGGTAAAATTGTTTCTAGAGGTACTACTGCTTTACATTTAGCTTCAAGCTCTAATCACTGTGATGTTATAcaagttttattaaataaaagaGCTGATGTAATGGCAATAGATAAAAAAGGCCGAATACCACTGGATTTTGTGTATGAACATTTTAATGGTGATCCAAATGAAATACGAAGATTTGATATGAAATGTAGTATGGAGCTGTTAGTAAAACACATGTTATTATTTTACAAAGATATAGAAGTACCAACGCCTAGTAATTTTCCAAGTGGAACAAGTATAGACGAATTTAAACACAATTGTCAAGAAGAAATCGAACAAATTAAAACCTGTTTGATAGGAAATACCACAGTGTCTTTATATACCTTTTTACAAGCcttacgtaataaaaataaattattaaattttttacgcAACCACGAATTAcaagaagaaatgaaaaatattaaacagtaTATTGACAAATATCCGATTTACTCTAGCTTTTTACCAATGGTCTTAGAAGAAGTACATAACGGTAAGGAAAGACTACTGTTACTGGAAAAAGCTGACACTGCAATGGATATAATTGTTCCAAAACTTGTATTGGAGTGTAAAATACACATCTTGCAAATGCTAAACAATGAAGATCTTTCTAGTCTCATCGAATCAGTAAAAGTTGAATTTTATTAG